In a single window of the Pseudomonas lutea genome:
- the pqqB gene encoding pyrroloquinoline quinone biosynthesis protein PqqB, giving the protein MHIQILGSAAGGGFPQWNCNCANCAGFRDGSLRAHARTQSSIALSDDGVNWILCNASPDIRAQLQGFAPMQPNRGLRDTGISAIILMDSQIDHTTGLLSLREGCPHQVWCTDMVHEDLSTGFPLFNMLKHWNGGLDWNRIELEGSFIIPACPNLRFTPFPLRSAAPPYSPHRFDPHPGDNIGLMVEDLRTGGKLFYAPGLGKVDDALMQKMSGADCLLVDGTMWDDDEMQRRGVGTRTGTEMGHLAQNGPGGMLEVLERLPQQRKVLIHINNTNPILDEDSPERAELARRNVEVAFDGMSIEL; this is encoded by the coding sequence ATGCACATCCAGATCCTCGGTTCCGCTGCCGGCGGTGGTTTCCCCCAGTGGAACTGCAACTGCGCCAACTGCGCAGGCTTTCGTGACGGCAGTCTGCGAGCGCACGCGCGTACCCAGTCGTCCATCGCGCTGTCGGACGACGGTGTGAACTGGATCTTGTGCAACGCCTCTCCCGACATCCGCGCCCAGCTTCAGGGGTTCGCCCCGATGCAGCCCAATCGCGGCCTGCGCGATACCGGCATCAGCGCGATCATCCTGATGGACAGCCAGATCGACCACACTACCGGCTTGCTCAGCCTGCGCGAAGGCTGCCCGCATCAGGTCTGGTGCACGGACATGGTCCATGAAGACCTCAGCACCGGGTTTCCGCTGTTCAACATGCTCAAACACTGGAACGGCGGGCTGGACTGGAACCGTATCGAACTGGAAGGCAGCTTTATCATCCCGGCCTGCCCGAATCTGCGCTTTACGCCCTTCCCTCTGCGCAGCGCGGCACCACCCTACTCGCCACACCGATTCGATCCGCACCCGGGCGATAACATCGGTCTGATGGTTGAAGACCTGCGCACCGGCGGCAAGCTGTTCTATGCGCCGGGCCTGGGCAAAGTCGATGATGCCCTCATGCAGAAAATGAGCGGCGCCGACTGCCTGCTGGTCGACGGCACGATGTGGGACGACGACGAGATGCAGCGCCGTGGCGTCGGCACCCGCACCGGAACGGAAATGGGCCATCTGGCGCAAAACGGTCCCGGCGGTATGCTCGAAGTGCTGGAGCGGTTACCGCAGCAGCGCAAGGTGCTTATTCACATCAACAACACCAACCCGATTTTGGACGAAGACTCGCCAGAGCGTGCTGAACTGGCCAGGCGCAATGTTGAAGTGGCGTTCGATGGGATGAGCATCGAGCTCTAG
- the pqqA gene encoding pyrroloquinoline quinone precursor peptide PqqA — protein MWTKPAYTDLRIGFEVTMYFASR, from the coding sequence ATGTGGACTAAACCTGCTTACACTGATCTGCGTATCGGCTTTGAAGTCACCATGTACTTCGCAAGCCGTTGA